The Nocardia sp. BMG51109 nucleotide sequence GGTCGGCCCGGAGAACGGCGGCTGGCCGCTGGTCACCAACCAGCTCAACCACGAGCGGGTGGCGCTCACCTCCGCCGCGGCGCTGCAGCTGGCGCTGGCCCAGACCGTGGAATGGGCCAGGGAGAACAAGGATTCCACCGGCGCCCGGGTGATCGACAGCGAGTGGGTGCGGCTGAACCTGGCCCGGGTGCACGCGAAGGTGGAGTACCTGAAGCTGCTGAACTGGGAGATCGCGTCCGGCGCGGATCACGGCGGCGATGCGGCTCCGCGACCGTGGGACGCCTCCACCTGCAAGGTGCTCGGCACCGAACTGGCCACCGAGGCCTACCGGCTGCTGATGGAGGTGCTCGGACCGCAGGGCTACCTGCGCCAGGACTCGCCGGGCGCCGCGCTGCTCGGGCGGCTCGAGCGGATGCACCGCTCCTGCCTGATCCTGACCTTCGGCGGCGGCACCAACGAGGTGCAGCGCGACATCATCGCCATGACCGCCCTGAAGCAGCCCGCTGCGGCGCGTTGACCGAAAGCTGAGTGATCACGATGGATTTCACGACAACCGAAGCACAGCAGGATCTCGCCCGGCTCACCGGCGAGGTGTGCGGCAAGCTCGTCACCGCCGACCGGCTGCGCGAACTGGACAACGGCGGCGGGCGCGCGGAGACCGACACCGTGCGCTTCGACGAGCCGCTGTGGAAGTCGCTGGGCGAGACCGGAGTACTGGCGGCCGCGCTGCCGGAGTCGGTCGGCGGCAGCGACCTGGGGGTCCTGGAGCAGACCGCGGTGCTGCGCGAACTGGGCAAGCATCTCGCGGCCGTGCCGTATCTGTGGTCGGTCGTGCTCGGTGCGGGGGCGCTGGCGCGTTTCGGCTCCGCGGCACAGCGCGAGCTCGCGGCGAAAGCCGCTGCGGGCGAGGCGATCTTGACGGTGGCGCTGACCGAGGAACGGAACTGGGAGCCGTCCCGGCCGACCACCACCGCGACGGCCGACGGCGACGGCTGGCGGCTCGCCGGCACCAAGACCGTCGTGCCGTTCGCCGGGCAGTCGTCCCGAATCCTGGTGTCGGCCACCGTATCCGACTCGCCCGCGGTATTCCTGGTGGATCCGGCGGAGGCGAACGTTCGGCTGACGGCGCAGCAGGTGGTCGACCGCAGCCCGGAGGCCGAGATCGAATTCGACAGCGCGCCCGCCGAATTGGTGGGCACGGTCGAATCCGGTGCGGAGATCCTGGACTGGCTGCTCACCCGCGGCTGGCTGGGCCTGGCCGCACAGCAGCTGGGCACGCTGGAGCGCGCGCTGGAGCTGGTCGCCGAATACGGCCGCGAGCGTGAGCAGTTCGGCCGAAAGATCGGCAGCTTCCAGGCGGTCGCGCAGCGGCTGTCCGACGGCTACATCGACCTGCAGGGCCTGCGGCTCGCGGTCACCCAGGCGGCCTGGATGCTGTCGGAGGATCTGCCGGCCGGACCGGAGGTGCACACCGCCAAGTTCTGGGCGGCCGACGCCGGGCACCGCATCGCCCACACCGTCGTCCACGTGCACGGCGGCGTCGGCATCGACCGCGACCACATCGTGCACAACTACTTCACCGCCGCCAAGCACAACGAATTCGCCCTCGGCGGCGCCACCGACCACCTCCGCGCGCTCGGCGCCCACCTCGCCGATCCGCACTGACCTCGCCCACCCGCACCGACGCCGAGGCCCGGCCCGAACCGCACCGGTTCGGACCGGATTTCCGCGTTCCCTTCCGCGATTCGCGCGCCCGCGGTATTCACTCCTCGAATCGGTGCAGGAACTCCGCGATCACCGGCACGTCCAGCTTCCCCTGACAGCAATCCAGAACGAAACGTTCCGCCTCGTCCACGTCGAACGGCGCGGCCGGCCGATGGTCGTTCAGGTGCAGGAACACCCCCGTGGCGTACCAAGCGAGGCGCTTGTTCCCGTCGACCAGCCCGTAGTTGCGCGCGAGCGACTCCATCAGCGCCGCCGCCTTGTGCCACACGTCGGGGTAGGCGTCCTGACCGAACACGCTAGCCTGCGGACGGGCCAGCGCGGAATCGAGCAGCCCCCCAATCGCGGACCTCCGGCGTACCGAGCCGACAGGCCCCGGTCGGATTATCCGGAAATGGTTTGTTTCCCTTTGCAACCAGACGATGAGTTTTGCTCGCTCACCTCGTCGGAACCGGTGTAGACGCACCCGACTGCGCAGTCGAAAGGGACCGACATGGCCAGCAAGATGATCTTCCTCAACCTTCCCGTCGCCGACCTGGAGCGGTCCAGGAACTTCTACGAGTCACTGGGCTGGAAGGTCAATCAGGAGTTCACCGACGACAATGCCGCCTGCGTCGTCGTCGACGACAACATCTGCCTGATGTTGCTGGTGAAGCCGTTCTTCCGGACGTTCACCGAGCGGCCCATCGCGGATACCGCCGCCGCCACCGGCTCGCTGTACGCGCTATCGCTGAGCAGCGCGCGGGAGGTCGACGAACTCACCACCGCGGCCCTGGCGGCCGGCGGCACCGAAGAGATCAATGTGGACAAGCGCGCCCAGGAGGCCCAGGTCGGGATGCACGGCCGCACGTTCATCGACCCCGACGGGCATCACTGGGAGCCGTTCCACATGGCCTACCCGGCCTGACCGGCTCCCTCCTCCACCCGCAATTCCGGCGCCAGCCCGAACAGCGGGAACAGGCGCTCGGTATCGAGGAAGAAGTTCAGGCCGCTGATCTGGTCGCCCTCGAACTCCAGCACCGTGATCGACCACGGCGTGTACACGCCGGGCTCCTCGGTCGGCTTGTAGTGGCCGAAGGCGGGCAGCCCGTTGGCACCCGCCAGCGGGACCAGCTTCGAACCCCGGCACTGCTGTCCCGTGGTGAGCATGAACCGCGCGACGTTCGCGGGGCCGGAAATCCACAGCTCGAAGGGCGGCATCGACAGCTCGACATCCTGTTTCAGCAGGGCCGTCAGCGAATCCATGTCGTAGGCCTCGAAGGCCCGGACGAAGCCGTCGACGAGTTTGCGCTGCTGCTCGTCGGATTCGTCGTAGCTGCCCGCCTCCGCGGGCTGCACCTTCGCCATGGTGGCGCGCGCCCGCTGTAGCGCGCTGTTCACCGAGGCCGGCGACATCAGCAGCATGTCGGCGGTCTCGTTCGCGGAGAAGCGCAGCACCTCGCGCATGATCAGGATCGCCCGCTGGGTGGCCGGGAGGTGCTGCACGGCGGCGACGAAGGCCAGCCGCAGCGAATCCTTCGCGGTGGCATGCTCGGCCGGGTCGGCGCCGAAGGCCAGGGCATTCGGGATCGGCTCGACCCAGACGTAGTCGGGCTGCGGGGGCGGCAGCGGGGTATCCGGACTCGACGGACCCGACAGGTCCATCGGCCGGGCCCGCCGCTGCGGCCCGTCCAACATGTCCAGGCAGACGTTCGTGGTGATCTTGTACAGCCACGACCGCAGGCTGGACCTGCCCTCGAAGGTGTCGTAGGCCTTCCACGCTCGGGTGAACGCGTCCTGCACGGCATCCTCGGCCTCGAACGAGGATCCCAACATTCGGTAGGCGTAAGCGCACAGCTCCCGCCGATATCCCTCGAATTGATCCAGCACCTCGCGAGAGATCTCGGCGGCGCCCGCGGAACTGCCCGGCTTGCTCATGCCAGACACTCTGGCACATGGCACCGACAAGAAACACCCTGGAATCAGAGTCGATACCGACTCAAACGTGACATCAGTCACGGGACTGTCCTGGCGTCCCACCACCCGCGGGCGGACGGTGAGACCCGGACGCGCTACTTGGTCGCGGGCGCGGGAGCGTCCTCGTCGGCGGCACGAGACTCGGCGTGCGCCTTCGCCCACTTGTAGTCCGGCTTGCCCGCCGGGGAGCGCTGGATCTCCTCGACGAACCAGATGCTGCGCGGGATCTTGTAGGAGGAGATCTCCTTGGTCAGCACCGGGCGCAGTTCCTCCAGGGTCGGGCGCCGACCGCCCCGGCACTGCACGACCGCGGCCACCCGCTGGCCCCACCGCTCGTCGGCGACACCGATCACCAGCGCGTCGAGGACCTCCGGATGGCACTTCAGCGCACCCTCGACCTCCTCGGGATAGATCTTCTCGCCGCCGCTGTTGATGCTGACCGAACCGCGCCCGAGCATCGTGACGGTGCCGTCCTCCTCCACCCGCGCGTAGTCGCCCGGAATGGAGTAGCGAATCCCGTTGAACTCCTTGAACGTTGCCGCGGTCTTGACCGGGTCGTTGTAGTAACCCACCGGAATGTGCCCCTTGCGGGCGAGCAGGCCGACCTGCCCCGAACCGGGCACGACCGGATTGCCGTCCTCGTCGAGCACCTCGGTGGAGGCGTCGATCTTCACCCGCGGGCCGCCGGTGTGGGTACCGCCCTTGGCCGCGATGGAGATACCACCGAAACCGGTCTCCGACGAGCCGATCGAATCGGTGATCACCGTATTCGGCAGCAGCTCGATGAACTCGTCCTTCAGCGTCGGCGAGAACAGCGCCGCACTGCTGGCCATCGCCCACAGGCTCGAATGCTTGTACGGCTCACCGGTTTTCGGGTTGCCTTCCTTCAACGCGTCGAGCATCGGCCGGGCCATCGCGTCGCCGGTTATGAAGATCATGTTGATGTCGTGCTGGTCGACCGCCTGCCACACGCCGTGCGCGCTGAACTCGGGCAGCATGATCGTCTTGCCGCCGTCGAACAGGCCGTGGAAGGTCGCGGTCTGCGAACCGCCGTGGATCATCGGCGGGATCGGGTAGCGCACCATCGGCGCGTTGCCCGCACCGGCCTTGGCCTGCTGCCACTCGTCCTGGACGTACTCACCGGACATGAAGTTGATGCCGCCGCCGAGCACCCGCCACCAGTCCTCGTGGCGCCACATCACGCCCTTGGGCATGCCCGTGGTGCCGCCGGTGTAGAGCATGAAGATGTCGTCGCCCGACCGGTCGGCGAAGTCCCGGGCGCCGTGCGTGGACGCCAGCGCCGCTTCGTAGTCCACGGAGTCGGCCGCGGTCGGGGTATCGGTGCCGTCGTTCACCACGAGGACCGACTTCAGCTCGGGAGTCTTCGGCCGGACCGCGGACACCTTGTCGGTGTACCGGCGCTCGTGAATGAGCGCGACCAAGTCCGAGTTCTCGAAGATGTACTGCAACTCGTTCTCGACGTACCGGAAGTTGATGTTGATCATCACCGCCCGCACCTTGAACACCGCGACCATGGCCTCGACGGCCTCGAGGGTGTTGCGCGTGTAGATGCCGACCTTGGAGCCCGGCTCCACACCCTGTTCCTGCAGGTAATGCGCGAGACGGTTGGCCCGGTCCTCCAGCTGGGCATAGGTCACCGAGCGAGTGTCGTCAGCCAGCGCGACGCGGTCCGGCACGAGGTCGACGGTGTGTTCGACGAGGTCCGCTATGTTGTAGCTCACAGGACAAAAATAGAACGTGTTCTCGGCTGTGACAAGGGTCAATTTACGCCGTTTACAAATTCATCCGGGATAGTAGCCGCCACCCGCCCGCCGGGTGACAGAAATCACGAAAGATGTTGCGGCACAACGAGAAATGCCCACCTGGGCAAACCAGGTGGGCTGTGACGATCCGTTCCCGACCCGACTGGGCCGGGTCCCGCCCCATTGACACGGGAACGACCACATCAGTCAGCTATAACTCTCATTCCCGAGTGTCATAACCACAGGCCACGTCGCCGTAGCAGGGGTGGAACACCGAGCAGCCGATCGGCTATGTCTTCACATAGCTCTCCCGGATCTTGCGCTTGTAGAGCTTGCCGTTCGGGTCGCGGGGCAGCTCGTCGAGGTAGTCGATGCTGCGAGGCAGCTTGTACTTCGCCAGGCGGCTCGCCGCGAACTCCATCAGCTCCCTGGTGAGCCGCTCGTCGCCGACGATCCCCTCGGCCGGCTGCACGACGGCCTTGACCTCCTGACCCCAATCCTCGTGCGGCAGACCGAACACGGCGACGTCGGCGACCTTCGGATGGGTGATCAGCTCGTTCTCGATCTCGGCGGGGTAGATGTTCACGCCCCCGGACAGGATCAGATCCGAGCGCCGGTCGTGCAGGTAGAGGTAGCCGTCCTCGTCCATGTGCCCGATGTCGCCGACGGTGAACAGGTCGCCGACCCGGGCGTCCTCGGTCTTGGCCCGGTCCTTGTGGTACTCGAAGTTCGATCCGCCCATCCGCATGTAGACGGTGCCGGTCTCGCCGGGAGGCAGTTCCGCCCCGTCGTCGCCGAGCACCTTCACCACCGCGTACGGCCAGGCCTTGCCGACCGATCCGGGCTTGCGCAGCCACTCCGCACCGGAGATGGAGGTGCCGCCGCCCTCGGTCGCCGCGTAGTACTCGGTGACGACCGGGCCCCACCACTCGAGCATCTGCCGCTTGGTCTCCTGCGGGCACGGCGCCGCGCCGTGGATCATGCAGCGCAGCGACGACACGTCGTACTTCGCGCGCACCTGCTCCGGCAGCGCCAGCAGCCGATGGAACTGGGTCGGCACCATGTGGCTGTGCGTGACCCGGTGCTTGTCGATCAGCCGCAGCATCTCCTCCGGATCCCACTTGTCCATCAGAACGACCTTGTGCCCCAACTGAATCGAGATGGAGGCGAAGTTCAGCACGGCGGTGTGGTACAGCGGCGAACCGCAGATGTGCACGTGCTCGTCGAACGGTTGCAGCCCGAACAGCCCGAAGAAGCCGGTCGACTGCGGCCCGACGACATCCGGATCGGCGCCGGTGAGCGGGCGGCGAACGCCCTTGGGGCGGCCCGTGGTTCCGGACGTGTAGAGCATCGGCGCACCGGTGGTGCGGGCGTCCGGGCGCCCGGTCTCGGTGGCGCCCAGCTCCGCCAGCGGCCGGAAGCCCGCCACCTCGCCGACCGAATAGCGCGCGTCCGCAGGCACTTTCGCCTCGTCGGCGGCGATCCGCGCGGCCTCGGCGAAACGCTCGTCGGCGATGAACACCTCGGCCTCGCTGTCGCCGAGGATGTAGGCCACCTCCGGCCCGGTCAGATGCCAGTTCACCGCGACGATGTACAGCCCGGCCTGATAGGCCGCGAAGTACACCGCGAGCGCCTCGGCGCTGTTGTGCACCATCGACACCAGCACGTCACCGGCCCGCATACCCTTGGCCTGCAGGCCCCGTGCGATGCGGTCGGCCTGCGCGGCCAGTTCTCCGTAGCCGACCTCCCGCCCCGACGGATCGACGACCGCGATCCGTCCGGGGTCGGTGGCGGCGATGTTCCACAGTCCCAGCTGCTGCGCCGGCTCCATCGAAGTCACTCCTCGAATCTAGAACGTGTTCTACATGCGAACAAGGGGCGGGACGAGACGAGGTTCAGGACCGGATCAACGGCGCGAGAGCCTCGAACTGGGCGACATCACGGACCCCGACCAGCAGCATGGTGACGCCCGCCTGCTCCCACACCTTCAACTGCTCCCGCACGTGCGCCTCGTCGCCGATGATCGTGGTGTCGAGAATCAGTTCGTCGGGGACGGCGGCCGCCGCCTCGTCCTTGCGGCCGGACCGGAACAGCCGGGTGATCTCGTCGACGATGTCGCCGTAGCCCATCCGCCGGTACACCTGGGCGTGGAAGTTCAGCTCCTCCGCACCCATGCCGCCGATGTAGAGCGCCATCACCGGGCGCAGCCGGTCCAGTTCGGTCTTCGGGTCGTCGGTCAGGATGACCTGCGCGGTAGCGGCGATCTCGAAGTCCTCGCGCGAACGCCGGGCACCCGGTCGCGCGAAACCCTCGTCGAGCCATTCGTTGTACATCCCGGCCAGCCGGGGCGTGTAGTAGATGGCCAGCCATCCGTCGGCGATCTCCGCGGTCAGCGCCACGTTCTTGGGCCCCTCCGCACCGAGCCAGATCGGCAGATCCGCACGGAGCGGATGGGTGATCGGCTTGAGTGGTTTCCCCAGGTCCGTCGCGCCGGGACCGTGGTACGGCATCGGGTAGTGCGGACCCTCGCTCATCACCTTGCCCTGCCGCGCGAGCACCTGCCGGATGATCCCGACGTACTCCCGGGTGCGCTGCAACGGCTTGGCGAACGGCTGCCCGTACCAGCCCTCGACGACCTGCGGACCGGAGACGCCGAGTCCCAGGATGTGCCGCCCACCGCTGAGATGGTCCATCGTCAGCGCCGCCATCGCGGTGGCCGTCGGCGTGCGGGCCGAGAGCTGCACCACCGAGGTGCCCAGCCGCACCCGGCCGGTCCGCGAACCCCACCAGGCCAGCGGGGTGAAGGCGTCGGACCCCCACGATTCGGCGGTGAACACCGCGTCGAAACCGGCCTCCTCGGCCGCCACCACCAATTCGCCGTGGTTGTCCGGCGGGCCGGCGCCCCAATATCCGAGTTGCAATCCGAAACGCATGACACTCCCTTCCACGGCACTCGCGTCAGGCCCGTAGGCGGCAGCTTGCGTAACCACGGAGGGCCCGCGAGTGCCGTCGTCGACCCAGCCCTGGCCTTGCCACCAGAGTTAGAACCTGTTCTACTCGATGTCGTGACTCAGGGGAACACCATGACCGGCACAGTTGCCGAGGGAAGTGGTTCGCAAACGGGAACCACTCCGGACGTACTCGCCGCGGAATTGCGAATGACGTTCGACTACACCCGCTCGGTCGGGCCGACCATCGGCCGTTTCCTGACCGGGCTGCGCGAGGGCCGCATCGTCGGCGTGCGCGGTTCCGACGGCCGGGTGCTGGTGCCGCCGCCGGAATACGATCCGGGCACCTCGGAACCGCTGTCCGACTTCGTCGACGTATCCGACGTGGGCACCGTACGGAGCTGGAGCTGGGTCCGCGACCCGCTGCCCGGGCAGCCCTTCGACCGGCCCTTCGCCTGGGCGTTGATCGAGCTCGACGGCGCGGACACCGGATTGCTGCACGCGGTGGACGTCGCATCCGCCGACGACATCCACACCGGCATGCGGGTGCGGGTGCGCTGGGCGGCCGAACGCAGCGGCACCATCCACGACATCGCCTGCTTCGAGCCCGGCGAAACCTCCGCCGCCCCAGCCGAATCCACCGGCGGCAGCAGGGACGCCGACCCGGTGACCGGCATCGTCACCCCGATCGACCTGAGCTACAAGCACACCGCGTCGCCGCCGGAGACGGTGTTCCTGCGGGCCATCGCCGAGGGCCGGCTGGTGGGCGCGCGGGCCGCCGACGGCAAGGTGTACTTCCCGCCGCGCGGCGCCGATCCGCGGACCGGCGAGCCGACCGAGGACTACGTCGACCTCGCCGACACCGGCATCGTCACCACCTTCTGCATCGTGAACGTGCCGTTCCAGGGCCAGCGGATCAAACCGCCGTACGTGGCCGCGTATGTCCTGCTCGACGGCACCGACATCCCCTTCCTGCATCTGGTGCTCGGCTGCGAGGTCGGCGAGGTCCGGATGGGCATGCGAGTCAAGGCATCCTGGCTTCCGCGCGAGGAGTGGAGCCACAACGGCCTGGAGAACATCTCGCACTTCGAACCCACCGGCGAGCCCGACGCCGATTACGAGACCTTCGCGCAGCATCTGTGAGTGCGGCCGAGGCCGCGGATAGAGAGCTGAAATACCTTGAGTGACAATACGACCGACATCGCGGTGGTGGGCTTCGCGCACGCACCGCACGTCCCGGAGACCTACGGCACCACCAACGGTGTCGAGATGCTCACGCCCTGCTTCGACAAGCTGTACGACAAGCTCGGCATCGGCGTGGGCGATATCGACTTCTGGTGCTCCGGATCATCGGATTACCTTGCCGGACGCGCCTTTTCGTTCATCTCGGCGATCGACTCGATCGGCGCCGTGCCGCCGATCAACGAATCGCACGTGGAGATGGACGCCGCCTGGGCGCTGTACGAGGCCTGGGTGAAACTGCGCTCCGGACAGGCGAAGACGGCGCTGGTGTACGGCTTCGGCAAGCCCTCGGCCGGGACGCTGCGCCAGGTGCTGACGCTGCAGACCGATCCGTACCTCGTCGCGCCGCTGTGGCCGGACGCGGTATCGATGGCCGGCCTGCAGGCGCGCGCCGGGCTCGACGCCGGGCGCTGGACCGAACGCGATATGGCGGCGGTGTCGGCCGCCGACGACGCGGAGATCGAAAATCGGCTCGCCGCACCGTATGTCGCCGATCCGCTGCGCGAGCACGACATCGCCCCGATCACCGACGGCGCGGCCGCGATCGTGCTGGCCGCCGGCGACCGCGCGCGCGAGCTGTGCGAGCGGCCGGCCTGGCTGACCGATATCGCGCACCGCATCGACACCCCGGTGCTCGGTGCCCGCGACCTGACCTCCTCGCCCTCCGCGGCGGCGGCCGGAAAGGCCGTATTCGGTGACGACGCGGGCGGATTCGACGTCGCCGAGCTGCATGCGCAGTTCAGCCACGAGCAGCTGATCCTGAAACAGGCCCTGGGTCTCAACGGCGGCACCCGGATCAATCCCTCCGGCGGCGCGCTGGC carries:
- a CDS encoding acyl-CoA dehydrogenase family protein, translating into MDFTTTEAQQDLARLTGEVCGKLVTADRLRELDNGGGRAETDTVRFDEPLWKSLGETGVLAAALPESVGGSDLGVLEQTAVLRELGKHLAAVPYLWSVVLGAGALARFGSAAQRELAAKAAAGEAILTVALTEERNWEPSRPTTTATADGDGWRLAGTKTVVPFAGQSSRILVSATVSDSPAVFLVDPAEANVRLTAQQVVDRSPEAEIEFDSAPAELVGTVESGAEILDWLLTRGWLGLAAQQLGTLERALELVAEYGREREQFGRKIGSFQAVAQRLSDGYIDLQGLRLAVTQAAWMLSEDLPAGPEVHTAKFWAADAGHRIAHTVVHVHGGVGIDRDHIVHNYFTAAKHNEFALGGATDHLRALGAHLADPH
- a CDS encoding type II toxin-antitoxin system death-on-curing family toxin translates to MRLHRFRRGERAKLIVWLQRETNHFRIIRPGPVGSVRRRSAIGGLLDSALARPQASVFGQDAYPDVWHKAAALMESLARNYGLVDGNKRLAWYATGVFLHLNDHRPAAPFDVDEAERFVLDCCQGKLDVPVIAEFLHRFEE
- a CDS encoding VOC family protein, with amino-acid sequence MASKMIFLNLPVADLERSRNFYESLGWKVNQEFTDDNAACVVVDDNICLMLLVKPFFRTFTERPIADTAAATGSLYALSLSSAREVDELTTAALAAGGTEEINVDKRAQEAQVGMHGRTFIDPDGHHWEPFHMAYPA
- a CDS encoding sigma-70 family RNA polymerase sigma factor; translated protein: MSKPGSSAGAAEISREVLDQFEGYRRELCAYAYRMLGSSFEAEDAVQDAFTRAWKAYDTFEGRSSLRSWLYKITTNVCLDMLDGPQRRARPMDLSGPSSPDTPLPPPQPDYVWVEPIPNALAFGADPAEHATAKDSLRLAFVAAVQHLPATQRAILIMREVLRFSANETADMLLMSPASVNSALQRARATMAKVQPAEAGSYDESDEQQRKLVDGFVRAFEAYDMDSLTALLKQDVELSMPPFELWISGPANVARFMLTTGQQCRGSKLVPLAGANGLPAFGHYKPTEEPGVYTPWSITVLEFEGDQISGLNFFLDTERLFPLFGLAPELRVEEGAGQAG
- a CDS encoding acyl-CoA synthetase, translating into MSYNIADLVEHTVDLVPDRVALADDTRSVTYAQLEDRANRLAHYLQEQGVEPGSKVGIYTRNTLEAVEAMVAVFKVRAVMININFRYVENELQYIFENSDLVALIHERRYTDKVSAVRPKTPELKSVLVVNDGTDTPTAADSVDYEAALASTHGARDFADRSGDDIFMLYTGGTTGMPKGVMWRHEDWWRVLGGGINFMSGEYVQDEWQQAKAGAGNAPMVRYPIPPMIHGGSQTATFHGLFDGGKTIMLPEFSAHGVWQAVDQHDINMIFITGDAMARPMLDALKEGNPKTGEPYKHSSLWAMASSAALFSPTLKDEFIELLPNTVITDSIGSSETGFGGISIAAKGGTHTGGPRVKIDASTEVLDEDGNPVVPGSGQVGLLARKGHIPVGYYNDPVKTAATFKEFNGIRYSIPGDYARVEEDGTVTMLGRGSVSINSGGEKIYPEEVEGALKCHPEVLDALVIGVADERWGQRVAAVVQCRGGRRPTLEELRPVLTKEISSYKIPRSIWFVEEIQRSPAGKPDYKWAKAHAESRAADEDAPAPATK
- a CDS encoding acyl-CoA synthetase, with product MEPAQQLGLWNIAATDPGRIAVVDPSGREVGYGELAAQADRIARGLQAKGMRAGDVLVSMVHNSAEALAVYFAAYQAGLYIVAVNWHLTGPEVAYILGDSEAEVFIADERFAEAARIAADEAKVPADARYSVGEVAGFRPLAELGATETGRPDARTTGAPMLYTSGTTGRPKGVRRPLTGADPDVVGPQSTGFFGLFGLQPFDEHVHICGSPLYHTAVLNFASISIQLGHKVVLMDKWDPEEMLRLIDKHRVTHSHMVPTQFHRLLALPEQVRAKYDVSSLRCMIHGAAPCPQETKRQMLEWWGPVVTEYYAATEGGGTSISGAEWLRKPGSVGKAWPYAVVKVLGDDGAELPPGETGTVYMRMGGSNFEYHKDRAKTEDARVGDLFTVGDIGHMDEDGYLYLHDRRSDLILSGGVNIYPAEIENELITHPKVADVAVFGLPHEDWGQEVKAVVQPAEGIVGDERLTRELMEFAASRLAKYKLPRSIDYLDELPRDPNGKLYKRKIRESYVKT
- a CDS encoding LLM class F420-dependent oxidoreductase, giving the protein MRFGLQLGYWGAGPPDNHGELVVAAEEAGFDAVFTAESWGSDAFTPLAWWGSRTGRVRLGTSVVQLSARTPTATAMAALTMDHLSGGRHILGLGVSGPQVVEGWYGQPFAKPLQRTREYVGIIRQVLARQGKVMSEGPHYPMPYHGPGATDLGKPLKPITHPLRADLPIWLGAEGPKNVALTAEIADGWLAIYYTPRLAGMYNEWLDEGFARPGARRSREDFEIAATAQVILTDDPKTELDRLRPVMALYIGGMGAEELNFHAQVYRRMGYGDIVDEITRLFRSGRKDEAAAAVPDELILDTTIIGDEAHVREQLKVWEQAGVTMLLVGVRDVAQFEALAPLIRS
- a CDS encoding Zn-ribbon domain-containing OB-fold protein encodes the protein MTGTVAEGSGSQTGTTPDVLAAELRMTFDYTRSVGPTIGRFLTGLREGRIVGVRGSDGRVLVPPPEYDPGTSEPLSDFVDVSDVGTVRSWSWVRDPLPGQPFDRPFAWALIELDGADTGLLHAVDVASADDIHTGMRVRVRWAAERSGTIHDIACFEPGETSAAPAESTGGSRDADPVTGIVTPIDLSYKHTASPPETVFLRAIAEGRLVGARAADGKVYFPPRGADPRTGEPTEDYVDLADTGIVTTFCIVNVPFQGQRIKPPYVAAYVLLDGTDIPFLHLVLGCEVGEVRMGMRVKASWLPREEWSHNGLENISHFEPTGEPDADYETFAQHL
- a CDS encoding thiolase domain-containing protein encodes the protein MSDNTTDIAVVGFAHAPHVPETYGTTNGVEMLTPCFDKLYDKLGIGVGDIDFWCSGSSDYLAGRAFSFISAIDSIGAVPPINESHVEMDAAWALYEAWVKLRSGQAKTALVYGFGKPSAGTLRQVLTLQTDPYLVAPLWPDAVSMAGLQARAGLDAGRWTERDMAAVSAADDAEIENRLAAPYVADPLREHDIAPITDGAAAIVLAAGDRARELCERPAWLTDIAHRIDTPVLGARDLTSSPSAAAAGKAVFGDDAGGFDVAELHAQFSHEQLILKQALGLNGGTRINPSGGALAGNPMFAAGLERIGFAATEIINGTAGRALAHAASGPALQQNLVAVLNAEAR